A window of the Pungitius pungitius chromosome 3, fPunPun2.1, whole genome shotgun sequence genome harbors these coding sequences:
- the LOC119210825 gene encoding apolipoprotein A-I produces MKFVALALAVLLAVGSHAASLQADAPSQLEHVRAAMDVYLTHVKDSAKKALDHLDDAEYKDLKDRLSMRIEDMHTQIKALQGSVSPVTDSVVSTLADATADFRASVIADIESLKADLAPKRAALKEVIDRHVDQYRAILEPILTEYSAKHAADMEVLRGKMEPIVADLQSKVAVNVEETKAALIPIVESVRGKLSERLEQLKVMVGPYVEEYKDQLRSAYAQAQGVKAEDLSALREKISPLAEDIKVKLQAIFGLITESIQKS; encoded by the exons ATGAAATTTGTGGCCCTCGCTCTCGCCGTTCTCCTGGCCGTCG gcTCTCATGCCGCTTCCCTGCAGGCCGATGCCCCATCCCAGCTGGAGCACGTCCGCGCCGCCATGGACGTCTACCTCACTCACGTGAAGGATAGCGCCAAGAAGGCCCTGGACCACCTCGACGACGCCGAGTACAAGGACCTCAA GGACCGCCTGTCTATGCGCATCGAGGACATGCACACCCAGATCAAGGCTCTGCAGGGCTCCGTCTCCCCCGTCACCGACAGCGTGGTCAGCACCCTCGCCGACGCCACCGCCGACTTCCGCGCCTCCGTCATCGCCGACATCGAGAGCCTGAAGGCCGACCTCGCGCCCAAGCGCGCCGCGCTGAAGGAGGTCATCGACAGGCACGTCGACCAGTACCGCGCCATCCTCGAGCCCATCCTCACCGAGTACTCCGCCAAGCACGCGGCGGACATGGAGGTCCTGAGGGGCAAGATGGAGCCCATCGTGGCGGACCTGCAAAGCAAGGTGGCGGTCAATGTGGAGGAGACCAAGGCCGCCCTGATCCCCATCGTGGAGTCTGTGCGCGGCAAGCTCTCCGAGCGCCTGGAGCAGCTGAAGGTCATGGTTGGCCCCTACGTCGAGGAATACAAGGACCAGCTGAGGAGCGCCTACGCCCAGGCGCAGGGCGTCAAGGCCGAAGACCTCAGCGCCCTGAGGGAGAAGATCTCGCCCCTGGCCGAGGACATCAAGGTCAAGCTGCAGGCCATCTTCGGCCTCATCACCGAATCCATCCAGAAGAGCTAA
- the LOC119210836 gene encoding T-box transcription factor TBX1-B isoform X2, whose translation MDGPHQSRSCELSLPCCADAGSLSGAKAPQVSGVRVQLETHALWRQFDQLGTEMIVTKAGRRMFPIFQVQISGMDPAAEYVLLMDFLIVDDKRYRYAFHSSSWLVTGRADVVAPSRMHFHPDSPACGAQWMKQTVSFDTLKLTNNLLDDNGHMILNSMHRYQPRFHVVYVDPTAGSHSNAHRNFCSFSFPETRFMAVTAYQNHRITQLKIASNPFAKGFRTTDPQDRVGYSGPLTVCCPPEGRAELFPAKPGDERSWGSKPSSRQEDPALFLGGQCGLLHHGNDSAGHTVERDDVDGVLAPASFLAVPSYWDCPGSPEERSTMLGERTN comes from the exons ATGGATG GTCCCCATCAGTCGCGGAGCTGTGAGCTGTCTCTGCCCTGCTGCGCGGACGCCGGGTCTCTGTCCGGCGCCAAGGCCCCGCAGGTCAGCGGGGTCAGAGTTCAGCTGGAGACGCATGCCCTCTGGCGGCAGTTTGACCAGCTGGGCACGGAGATGATCGTCACCAAAGCCGGAAG gAGGATGTTTCCAATCTTCCAGGTGCAAATCTCCGGGATGGATCCCGCGGCCGAATACGTCCTACTCATGGACTTTCTCATCGTCGACGACAAACGATACAG ATATGCTTTCCACAGCTCGTCCTGGCTGGTGACGGGCCGGGCGGACGTCGTCGCCCCGAGCCGGATGCATTTCCACCCGGACTCGCCCGCCTGCGGAGCCCAGTGGATGAAGCAGACCGTCTCCTTCGACACCTTGAAGCTCACCAACAACCTGCTGGACGACAACGGACAT ATGATATTGAACTCCATGCATCGCTACCAGCCGCGCTTCCACGTGGTTTATGTGGATCCGACTGCCGGGAGCCACTCAAACGCGCACAGGAacttctgctccttctccttccccgAGACGCGCTTCATGGCCGTCACCGCCTACCAGAACCACCGG ATCACCCAGCTAAAAATTGCGAGCAACCCATTTGCTAAAGGCTTCAGGACCACTGACCCCCAGGACCG agtggGTTACTCGGGGCCCCTGACAGTGTGTTGTCCACCAGAGGGTAGAGCTGAGCTGTTCCCGGCCAAACCAGGAGATGAGAGAAGCTGGGGATCGAAGCCTTCCAGCA GGCAAGAGGACCCAGCTCTGTTTCTGGGGGGACAGTGTGGACTGCTTCACCACGGCAACGACTCTGCGGGACACACCGTGGAGAGGGACGACGTGGACGGCGTACTGGCTCCTGCTTCCTTCCTCGCTGTTCCTTCCTACTGGGACTGTCCAGGATCCCCTGAGGAGAGAAGCACTATGTTGGGAGAGAGGACTAACTGA
- the LOC119210836 gene encoding T-box transcription factor TBX1-B isoform X1 produces MQSDGTMTGDLSLLSAGPHQSRSCELSLPCCADAGSLSGAKAPQVSGVRVQLETHALWRQFDQLGTEMIVTKAGRRMFPIFQVQISGMDPAAEYVLLMDFLIVDDKRYRYAFHSSSWLVTGRADVVAPSRMHFHPDSPACGAQWMKQTVSFDTLKLTNNLLDDNGHMILNSMHRYQPRFHVVYVDPTAGSHSNAHRNFCSFSFPETRFMAVTAYQNHRITQLKIASNPFAKGFRTTDPQDRVGYSGPLTVCCPPEGRAELFPAKPGDERSWGSKPSSRQEDPALFLGGQCGLLHHGNDSAGHTVERDDVDGVLAPASFLAVPSYWDCPGSPEERSTMLGERTN; encoded by the exons ATGCAAAGTGACGGGACGATGACCGGagacctctctctcctttccgcAGGTCCCCATCAGTCGCGGAGCTGTGAGCTGTCTCTGCCCTGCTGCGCGGACGCCGGGTCTCTGTCCGGCGCCAAGGCCCCGCAGGTCAGCGGGGTCAGAGTTCAGCTGGAGACGCATGCCCTCTGGCGGCAGTTTGACCAGCTGGGCACGGAGATGATCGTCACCAAAGCCGGAAG gAGGATGTTTCCAATCTTCCAGGTGCAAATCTCCGGGATGGATCCCGCGGCCGAATACGTCCTACTCATGGACTTTCTCATCGTCGACGACAAACGATACAG ATATGCTTTCCACAGCTCGTCCTGGCTGGTGACGGGCCGGGCGGACGTCGTCGCCCCGAGCCGGATGCATTTCCACCCGGACTCGCCCGCCTGCGGAGCCCAGTGGATGAAGCAGACCGTCTCCTTCGACACCTTGAAGCTCACCAACAACCTGCTGGACGACAACGGACAT ATGATATTGAACTCCATGCATCGCTACCAGCCGCGCTTCCACGTGGTTTATGTGGATCCGACTGCCGGGAGCCACTCAAACGCGCACAGGAacttctgctccttctccttccccgAGACGCGCTTCATGGCCGTCACCGCCTACCAGAACCACCGG ATCACCCAGCTAAAAATTGCGAGCAACCCATTTGCTAAAGGCTTCAGGACCACTGACCCCCAGGACCG agtggGTTACTCGGGGCCCCTGACAGTGTGTTGTCCACCAGAGGGTAGAGCTGAGCTGTTCCCGGCCAAACCAGGAGATGAGAGAAGCTGGGGATCGAAGCCTTCCAGCA GGCAAGAGGACCCAGCTCTGTTTCTGGGGGGACAGTGTGGACTGCTTCACCACGGCAACGACTCTGCGGGACACACCGTGGAGAGGGACGACGTGGACGGCGTACTGGCTCCTGCTTCCTTCCTCGCTGTTCCTTCCTACTGGGACTGTCCAGGATCCCCTGAGGAGAGAAGCACTATGTTGGGAGAGAGGACTAACTGA